Proteins encoded in a region of the Spongiibacter tropicus DSM 19543 genome:
- a CDS encoding GIY-YIG nuclease family protein: MSDWWVYMVRCRSGRLYTGITTDTERRFREHCGEGGRGARFFRSDPPEAMVYTEAAVDRSAASKREAAIKKLSRQQKLRLIDGALLPDADPRNNARP, from the coding sequence TTGAGCGATTGGTGGGTGTATATGGTGCGCTGCCGCAGCGGGCGGCTGTACACCGGCATTACCACCGACACCGAGCGACGTTTTCGGGAGCACTGCGGCGAAGGTGGACGTGGTGCCCGGTTTTTTCGCAGCGACCCGCCAGAGGCGATGGTGTATACCGAAGCGGCGGTGGATCGCTCGGCGGCCTCAAAGCGCGAGGCCGCGATCAAAAAACTCAGTCGCCAGCAAAAGTTGCGGCTGATTGACGGGGCGCTTTTACCGGATGCAGATCCGCGCAATAATGCGCGCCCATAA
- the sbcB gene encoding exodeoxyribonuclease I: MSETFYWHDYETWGTAPALDRPSQFAGVRTDADLNIIGEPLVQFCRPTPDYLPNPEACLVTGITPQQALEEGLSEAEFVANIHAELAQPGTCTVGYNSIRFDDEVTRYALYRNFYDPYAREWQNGNSRWDLIDVVRLCYALRPEGIEWPRREDGSPSFRLEELTAANGLSHESAHDALSDVLATIDLARLIKTAQPKLYDYALSLRNKRTVSAMLDTDTQVPVVHVSGRISAARGCTALMMPLAPHPVNRNSVIVYDLSVDPQPLIELGVEEVARRLFSSSAELGEGVERIPLKEIHLNRAPIVATPKLLDDASAERLQIDLDVCRRHWQQLRHAQGLKEKLQQLYQQREFEENPDVDTQLYGGFFGDSDKRAMDRIRSLSPEALASESFQFSDARLGELLWRYRGRNFPQSLSAQERQRWFAFCKQRLRQPGSGLLGFDAFRQRLSELAEGELDDFQQHILQELNDYADALEQEGL, translated from the coding sequence ATGAGCGAAACCTTTTACTGGCATGACTACGAAACCTGGGGCACGGCGCCTGCGCTGGACCGTCCCTCACAGTTTGCCGGTGTGCGAACCGATGCCGATCTGAACATTATCGGCGAGCCGCTGGTTCAGTTCTGTCGCCCCACGCCCGACTACCTGCCCAATCCCGAGGCCTGTCTGGTCACCGGCATCACGCCTCAACAGGCCTTGGAAGAGGGGCTGAGTGAAGCCGAGTTTGTTGCCAATATCCATGCGGAACTGGCCCAGCCCGGCACCTGCACTGTCGGTTACAACAGTATTCGCTTCGATGACGAAGTGACTCGTTACGCGCTTTACCGCAATTTCTACGACCCCTACGCCAGGGAGTGGCAGAACGGCAATTCGCGTTGGGATCTGATCGACGTGGTGCGTCTGTGTTATGCACTGCGCCCTGAGGGAATTGAATGGCCCCGTCGCGAGGATGGCAGCCCGAGCTTCAGGCTGGAGGAGCTGACAGCGGCCAATGGCCTGAGCCACGAATCGGCTCACGATGCGCTATCGGATGTGCTGGCAACGATTGATCTGGCGAGGCTGATAAAAACCGCGCAGCCCAAGCTCTATGACTACGCGCTAAGCTTGCGCAACAAGCGCACGGTGTCGGCGATGCTGGATACCGACACGCAGGTGCCGGTGGTGCATGTGTCAGGTCGAATTTCTGCGGCGCGGGGTTGCACTGCCTTGATGATGCCGCTGGCGCCGCACCCGGTGAATCGGAACAGTGTGATTGTTTACGACCTGTCAGTTGACCCGCAGCCCCTGATTGAGCTCGGCGTTGAAGAAGTTGCTCGGCGGCTGTTCAGCAGCAGTGCCGAACTGGGGGAGGGCGTTGAGCGTATTCCTCTGAAAGAAATTCATCTGAACCGTGCGCCGATCGTGGCGACCCCCAAATTGCTGGACGACGCCAGTGCCGAGCGGCTGCAGATTGATCTGGACGTCTGTCGTCGTCACTGGCAGCAATTGCGTCATGCTCAGGGCCTGAAAGAAAAGCTTCAGCAGCTTTATCAGCAGCGGGAGTTTGAGGAAAACCCCGATGTGGATACTCAGCTCTATGGCGGCTTTTTCGGCGATAGTGACAAGCGCGCAATGGATCGTATTCGCAGTTTGTCGCCAGAAGCATTGGCCAGCGAGTCCTTTCAGTTCAGTGATGCCCGTCTTGGCGAGCTGCTGTGGCGCTATCGCGGCCGAAACTTCCCTCAGAGCCTGTCCGCTCAGGAGCGTCAGCGCTGGTTTGCTTTCTGTAAGCAGCGTCTTCGTCAGCCGGGAAGCGGTCTGCTGGGTTTCGACGCCTTTCGTCAGCGCCTGAGCGAGCTGGCTGAGGGAGAACTGGACGACTTCCAGCAGCACATTTTGCAGGAACTGAACGACTACGCTGACGCGCTGGAGCAGGAGGGGCTTTGA
- a CDS encoding fumarate hydratase yields MTVIRQDDLIQSVADALQYISYYHPVDFIKAVDEAYQREQNPAAKDAMAQILINSRMCAEGHRPICQDTGIVTVFLTVGMNVQWEGDMGVSDMVNEGVRRAYNLPDNVLRASILADPDGARSNTKDNTPAVIHYEIVPGDTVDVHVAAKGGGSEAKSKFAMLNPSDSVVDWVLKMVPTMGAGWCPPGMLGIGIGGTAEKAMLLAKEALLDPIDIHDLQKRGASNRSEELRLELHEKVNQLGIGAQGLGGLTTVLDVKVKDYPTHAANKAIALIPNCAATRHAHFTLDGSGPVALTPPKLEEWPEVTRETGGNVKRVNLDTVTADEIKTWKPGDTLLLNGKMLTGRDAAHKKMVDMLAKGEKLPVDLKGRFIYYVGPVDPVRDEVVGPAGPTTATRMDKFTRTMLAETGLMGMIGKSERGDGAIDAIKEFEAVYLMATGGAAYLVAQAIKKAEVVAFPELGMEAIYEFTVEDMPVTVAVDTEGESVHKLGPQIWKAKIEAEKINVA; encoded by the coding sequence ATGACTGTTATCCGTCAAGACGACCTGATTCAGAGTGTTGCCGACGCCCTGCAATACATTTCCTACTACCACCCGGTCGATTTCATCAAGGCAGTGGACGAGGCTTACCAGCGTGAGCAAAACCCGGCGGCCAAAGACGCCATGGCGCAGATTCTCATCAACTCGCGTATGTGTGCCGAGGGGCACCGCCCGATCTGTCAGGACACCGGTATCGTAACCGTCTTCCTGACCGTGGGCATGAACGTGCAGTGGGAAGGTGATATGGGCGTTTCCGATATGGTGAACGAAGGTGTTCGCCGTGCTTACAACCTGCCCGACAATGTGCTGCGTGCCTCCATTCTGGCCGATCCCGACGGCGCTCGCAGCAACACCAAAGACAACACGCCTGCCGTCATTCACTACGAAATCGTGCCCGGTGACACCGTTGACGTGCACGTGGCAGCGAAAGGGGGCGGCTCCGAGGCCAAGTCGAAATTCGCCATGCTTAACCCCTCTGATTCCGTAGTGGACTGGGTGCTGAAAATGGTGCCGACCATGGGTGCGGGCTGGTGTCCGCCGGGCATGCTGGGCATTGGTATTGGCGGTACGGCCGAAAAGGCGATGCTGCTGGCCAAAGAAGCTCTGCTCGACCCCATCGACATTCACGACCTGCAAAAACGTGGCGCATCTAACCGTTCAGAAGAGCTGCGCCTGGAACTGCACGAAAAAGTGAACCAGCTGGGCATCGGTGCTCAGGGATTGGGCGGCCTGACGACGGTGCTGGATGTTAAAGTCAAAGACTACCCGACCCACGCAGCGAACAAGGCGATTGCACTGATCCCGAACTGCGCAGCCACCCGTCACGCTCATTTTACGCTGGATGGCAGCGGCCCGGTTGCGCTGACGCCGCCGAAGCTGGAAGAGTGGCCGGAAGTCACCCGTGAAACCGGCGGCAATGTGAAGCGTGTGAATCTGGACACTGTGACGGCTGACGAGATCAAGACCTGGAAGCCCGGCGATACACTGCTGCTGAATGGCAAAATGCTTACCGGCCGCGACGCTGCGCACAAGAAGATGGTCGATATGCTGGCCAAGGGCGAGAAGCTGCCGGTCGATCTGAAAGGCCGCTTCATTTATTACGTTGGCCCGGTTGATCCGGTGCGCGATGAGGTGGTTGGCCCCGCTGGTCCGACCACGGCCACCCGTATGGATAAATTCACCCGCACCATGCTGGCCGAAACCGGCCTGATGGGCATGATTGGCAAGTCCGAGCGCGGTGATGGCGCCATCGATGCCATTAAAGAGTTCGAAGCTGTCTATCTGATGGCGACCGGCGGCGCCGCATACCTGGTGGCGCAGGCGATCAAAAAAGCTGAAGTGGTTGCCTTCCCGGAACTGGGCATGGAGGCGATCTACGAGTTCACCGTGGAGGACATGCCGGTCACCGTGGCAGTGGATACCGAGGGTGAGTCGGTACATAAACTCGGGCCGCAGATCTGGAAAGCCAAAATCGAGGCTGAAAAGATTAACGTGGCGTAA